One region of Microbacterium sufflavum genomic DNA includes:
- the hemB gene encoding porphobilinogen synthase, producing MSFPDIRLRRLRQSRAVRDLVRETSLEPRQLVLPLFVREGLTEPAPIGSMPGVAQHSLDSLRAAAVEAAEAGVGGVMLFGVPAVRDAVGSGADDPRGILNVATEALAAEVGDALVVQTDLCLDEFTDHGHCGVLAADGSVDNDATLERYTSMALAQARAGSQLLGLSGMMDGQVAVIRRALDAEGFTDTLILAYAAKYASAFYGPFREAVDSQLTGDRRTYQLDPGNRREGVREALVDEQEGADIVMVKPAMAFLDVLREVRDAVTVPVWAYQVSGEYAMVEAAAANGWIDRRAAILESLLSIRRAGADAVLTYWATEAARWLRG from the coding sequence GTGAGCTTCCCCGACATCCGCCTCCGTCGGCTGCGCCAGTCCCGCGCTGTCCGCGACCTCGTGCGCGAGACCTCGCTCGAGCCCCGTCAGCTCGTGCTTCCGCTCTTCGTGCGCGAGGGACTGACCGAGCCGGCGCCCATCGGCTCGATGCCCGGCGTGGCGCAGCACTCGCTCGACTCGTTGCGTGCCGCCGCCGTCGAGGCGGCCGAGGCCGGCGTCGGCGGGGTCATGCTGTTCGGCGTCCCGGCGGTGCGCGATGCGGTCGGCTCCGGAGCGGACGATCCGCGCGGCATCCTGAACGTCGCGACCGAGGCCCTCGCGGCCGAGGTGGGCGATGCGCTCGTGGTGCAGACCGACCTCTGCCTCGACGAGTTCACCGATCACGGGCACTGCGGGGTGCTCGCGGCGGACGGCTCGGTCGACAACGACGCGACCCTCGAGCGCTACACCTCGATGGCGTTGGCACAGGCGCGGGCCGGGTCGCAGCTGCTCGGGCTGTCCGGCATGATGGACGGCCAGGTCGCGGTGATCCGCCGGGCGCTCGACGCCGAGGGCTTCACCGACACGCTGATCCTGGCGTACGCGGCCAAGTACGCGAGCGCGTTCTACGGCCCGTTCCGTGAGGCCGTGGACTCCCAGCTGACCGGCGACCGGCGCACGTATCAGCTCGATCCGGGCAACCGCCGTGAGGGCGTGCGGGAGGCGCTGGTCGACGAGCAGGAGGGCGCCGACATCGTCATGGTCAAGCCGGCGATGGCGTTCCTCGACGTGCTGCGCGAGGTGCGCGACGCCGTGACCGTGCCCGTGTGGGCGTATCAGGTGTCCGGCGAGTACGCGATGGTCGAGGCCGCCGCGGCCAACGGCTGGATCGACCGCCGGGCGGCGATCCTCGAGTCGCTGCTGTCGATCCGGCGCGCGGGCGCCGACGCCGTGCTGACCTACTGGGCGACCGAGGCCGCCCGCTGGCTTCGCGGCTGA
- a CDS encoding ABC transporter ATP-binding protein: protein MSAQDDKRSAAPKRGRGKGPAQTEERELTAEEQYEAELAEQARQNGGGWDSVAPGKADNFGPSFARMIGLLKPSAVWFVFVSILGALGVVLTVAAPKVLAEATNIVYRGFISIQLGQPNGDFPGFPAGTSQDVVVDALRGAGQDDFANQVGALGDFRVGDGIDFDALRWVIAAVLAIYVVAAFLSWLQGYVINVIMVRTMWRLREAVEAKINRLPLSYFDRVQRGELISRVTNDIDNITQTMQQSLSGALTAVLTVVGVLVMMFSISWQLALVALVALPLMGVIFGVIGPRSQKAFGTQWRKVGRLNARVEEAFSGHALVKVFGREQDALDKFKAENEELFQASFKAQFLSGIIMPAMTFVGSLTYVGIAVLGGLMVANGQLRLGDVQAFIQYSQQFTQPLSELGGMAAVVQSGTASAERVFDLLDADEQEPDEADAPRLGDGKGVIEFENVSFSYTPERPLITDLSFRVEPGQTVAIVGPTGAGKTTLVNLIMRFYELSGGRITLDGQDISQITRDDLRSRTGMVLQDPWLFAGSIRENIRYGRSTATDEEVLTAAKATYVDRFVHALPEGYDTVLDEDASNVSAGERQLITIARAFVAQPSILILDEATSAVDTRTELLLQHAMAALRQGRTSFVIAHRLSTIRDADLILVMEHGDIVEKGTHDELIAAQGAYWRLYQSQFEQAATDLDAEEALTGSTPVVVTGEAADETAREQADDAIAGASVGANVPAAEAAAARALLDDGAEGADPRA, encoded by the coding sequence ATGAGCGCGCAGGACGACAAGCGCAGCGCCGCACCGAAGCGCGGGCGGGGAAAGGGCCCGGCGCAGACCGAGGAGCGCGAGCTCACGGCGGAAGAGCAGTACGAGGCCGAGCTCGCGGAGCAGGCACGGCAGAACGGCGGCGGCTGGGACAGCGTCGCGCCGGGCAAGGCCGACAACTTCGGGCCGAGCTTCGCCCGCATGATCGGACTGCTCAAGCCCTCGGCCGTGTGGTTCGTGTTCGTGTCGATCCTCGGGGCCCTGGGCGTCGTGCTGACGGTCGCAGCTCCCAAGGTCCTGGCCGAGGCGACCAACATCGTCTACCGCGGCTTCATCTCCATCCAGCTCGGCCAGCCGAACGGCGACTTCCCCGGCTTCCCCGCCGGAACGTCGCAGGACGTGGTGGTCGATGCGCTGCGCGGAGCGGGGCAGGACGACTTCGCCAACCAGGTCGGCGCCCTCGGCGACTTCCGGGTCGGCGACGGCATCGACTTCGATGCTCTGCGCTGGGTCATCGCCGCCGTCCTCGCGATCTACGTGGTGGCCGCGTTCCTGAGCTGGCTGCAGGGATACGTGATCAACGTCATCATGGTGCGCACCATGTGGCGTCTCCGCGAGGCCGTCGAGGCGAAGATCAACCGGCTGCCGCTGTCGTACTTCGACAGGGTGCAGCGCGGCGAGCTGATCTCCCGCGTCACGAACGACATCGACAACATCACCCAGACGATGCAGCAGTCCCTCTCCGGGGCCCTGACCGCCGTGCTCACCGTGGTCGGCGTGCTGGTGATGATGTTCTCGATCTCGTGGCAGCTGGCACTGGTGGCCCTGGTCGCGCTGCCGCTCATGGGCGTGATCTTCGGCGTCATCGGCCCGCGCTCGCAGAAGGCCTTCGGCACCCAGTGGCGCAAGGTCGGCCGCCTCAACGCCCGCGTCGAGGAGGCTTTCTCCGGGCACGCGCTCGTGAAGGTGTTCGGTCGGGAGCAGGACGCGCTCGACAAGTTCAAGGCCGAGAACGAGGAGCTGTTCCAGGCGAGCTTCAAGGCGCAGTTCCTGTCGGGCATCATCATGCCCGCCATGACCTTCGTCGGCAGCCTCACCTACGTCGGCATCGCGGTGCTCGGCGGCCTCATGGTCGCGAACGGTCAGCTGCGCCTCGGCGACGTGCAGGCGTTCATCCAGTACTCGCAGCAGTTCACGCAGCCGCTGTCGGAGCTGGGCGGCATGGCAGCGGTCGTGCAGTCCGGCACGGCGTCGGCCGAGCGGGTGTTCGACCTGCTCGACGCCGACGAGCAGGAGCCCGACGAGGCCGACGCCCCGCGGCTCGGCGACGGCAAGGGCGTGATCGAGTTCGAGAACGTGTCCTTCTCCTACACGCCGGAGCGACCGCTGATCACCGACCTGTCGTTCCGGGTGGAGCCGGGCCAGACGGTCGCGATCGTCGGGCCGACCGGCGCGGGCAAGACCACGCTGGTCAACCTGATCATGCGGTTCTACGAGCTCAGCGGCGGGCGCATCACGCTCGACGGTCAGGACATCTCGCAGATCACGCGCGACGACCTGCGCTCGCGCACCGGCATGGTGCTGCAGGACCCGTGGCTGTTCGCCGGGAGCATCCGCGAGAACATCCGCTACGGTCGCTCCACCGCGACCGACGAGGAAGTGCTCACCGCCGCCAAGGCCACGTACGTCGACCGGTTCGTGCACGCCCTCCCCGAGGGCTACGACACCGTGCTCGACGAGGATGCGTCCAACGTGTCGGCCGGTGAGCGGCAGCTGATCACGATCGCGCGCGCGTTCGTCGCCCAGCCGTCGATCCTCATCCTGGATGAGGCCACCTCGGCCGTCGACACCCGCACCGAGCTGCTGCTGCAGCACGCGATGGCCGCGCTCCGCCAGGGGCGCACGTCGTTCGTGATCGCGCACCGCCTGTCCACCATCCGCGACGCCGACCTCATCCTCGTGATGGAGCACGGCGACATCGTGGAGAAGGGCACGCACGACGAGCTCATCGCCGCGCAGGGCGCCTACTGGCGGCTGTACCAGTCACAGTTCGAGCAGGCCGCGACCGACCTCGACGCGGAGGAGGCCCTCACGGGCTCCACGCCCGTGGTCGTCACGGGGGAGGCCGCCGACGAGACGGCACGGGAGCAGGCCGACGACGCGATCGCCGGAGCCTCGGTCGGAGCGAACGTCCCGGCCGCGGAGGCCGCGGC
- a CDS encoding ATP-binding cassette domain-containing protein, whose translation MPEGQVLEFTNVTKRFNEVTAVSDFSARVEPGAVTAFLGPNGAGKTTTLRILLGQVRATSGTATIGGVAYPELRQPLRTIGSVLEETVYRPRRTASRQLTIAAKANGIRLSRVDEVLSLVGLESEADSRIGGFSLGMRQRLSVAHALLGDPGALVFDEPANGLDPEGIRWMRLLMRRLADEGRTVLVSSHVLSEIEQVADHVLVLSKGRLVLSSGIETLADPAGGSVIVDSVDRPGLTTALVAAGFDIEVLRSGLTVRGADASTVGAVAAEAGIALSTLVQRGPTLEDVFIDLMRGGRFGTAAAAAGGAAPGETAATDTNHEASDSSADVATAGAGAAASALAAGGAAALADDLTTETMPEPTDATAEDDDVDEQSTDAEPASEDLAAADTEDSDVIETVAEVTAITGPVAVVPVEEDVRPVTMEDAARIGDGDSLSESHAEPATSFDEILFGGTAPVQEDEPTERPTRRSLAQLFATTPESADDDHSASPEHVSSDEQDSEGDVPTGSDDAESTGGSARSTGSAPTEEGADEAPENGTEADETPENATGADETPVDEPADHEPLADDQESALDSVDDAHDSESPADEAPADDTGIASDEPAADPVPADDEPVSTADDESIEEDPAGIEFFAELDDAEEADETDEADHGDRDAEEAPLEAVGTDGAATPDEDEDPRAAAVSSLLSAAARAYYEDEPRDYPLSTADSMPATGAPGEPHDAGAHWSVATTGVIDTVPLARDTATDGQDDHGTADAHHQPDDGVAEVQDGEGHAVPEHDDEHSGDHDGEHSGDHDGEHSGDHDGDHSGEHSDEHDGEHSGDHDGEHSEAHSDENSDREGHGLDDGQSEGPGHDDGQSDEHDHDGHDREQHTDGDEHRG comes from the coding sequence ATGCCTGAAGGACAGGTGCTCGAGTTCACGAATGTGACGAAGCGCTTCAACGAGGTGACCGCCGTCTCGGACTTCTCCGCCCGCGTCGAGCCCGGGGCCGTGACCGCCTTCCTCGGTCCCAACGGCGCCGGAAAGACCACGACTCTCCGCATCCTGCTCGGTCAGGTGCGTGCCACGTCGGGAACCGCCACGATCGGCGGCGTCGCGTATCCGGAGCTGCGCCAGCCGCTGCGCACGATCGGCTCCGTGCTGGAGGAGACGGTCTACCGCCCTCGCCGCACGGCCAGCCGGCAGCTGACCATCGCCGCGAAGGCCAACGGCATCCGCCTGTCCCGCGTCGACGAGGTCCTGTCGCTCGTGGGCCTGGAGAGCGAGGCCGATTCCCGCATCGGCGGCTTCTCCCTCGGCATGCGGCAGCGGCTGAGCGTCGCGCACGCGCTGCTCGGCGACCCCGGTGCCCTGGTCTTCGACGAGCCGGCGAACGGCCTCGACCCGGAGGGCATCCGCTGGATGCGTCTGCTCATGCGCCGTCTCGCGGACGAGGGGCGCACGGTCCTGGTGTCGTCGCACGTGCTCAGCGAGATCGAGCAGGTGGCCGACCACGTGCTGGTGCTGTCGAAGGGACGGCTGGTGCTGTCCAGCGGCATCGAGACCCTGGCCGACCCGGCCGGCGGGTCTGTCATCGTGGATTCCGTGGATCGTCCCGGCCTCACGACGGCGCTGGTGGCGGCGGGCTTCGACATCGAGGTGCTGCGCTCCGGGCTGACCGTGCGCGGAGCCGACGCGAGCACGGTGGGTGCCGTGGCCGCTGAGGCCGGCATCGCCCTCAGCACCCTCGTGCAGCGCGGGCCCACGCTGGAAGATGTCTTCATCGATCTGATGCGCGGTGGTCGCTTCGGCACAGCGGCGGCTGCCGCGGGCGGGGCGGCGCCGGGCGAGACGGCAGCGACCGATACGAACCATGAGGCGAGCGATTCCTCCGCCGACGTGGCGACAGCGGGCGCCGGTGCGGCCGCATCGGCTCTGGCTGCCGGGGGTGCGGCCGCTCTCGCGGACGACCTCACCACCGAGACCATGCCCGAGCCGACGGACGCCACGGCGGAAGACGACGACGTGGACGAGCAGTCGACCGACGCGGAGCCCGCGTCGGAGGACCTCGCCGCCGCCGACACGGAGGACTCCGACGTGATCGAGACCGTGGCGGAGGTCACGGCGATCACCGGCCCGGTCGCGGTCGTCCCGGTGGAAGAAGACGTGCGTCCCGTGACGATGGAGGACGCGGCGCGGATCGGCGATGGCGATTCCCTGTCCGAGTCGCACGCGGAGCCGGCGACCTCGTTCGACGAGATCCTGTTCGGCGGCACCGCGCCGGTCCAGGAGGATGAGCCGACCGAGCGGCCCACCCGACGCAGCCTCGCACAGCTGTTCGCGACGACGCCGGAGTCCGCCGACGACGACCACAGCGCGTCCCCGGAGCATGTGTCCAGCGACGAGCAGGACTCCGAGGGTGATGTCCCGACCGGCTCGGACGACGCGGAGTCAACGGGCGGTTCGGCGCGGAGCACCGGTTCCGCACCGACCGAGGAGGGGGCGGACGAGGCCCCGGAGAACGGAACCGAGGCAGACGAGACTCCGGAGAACGCAACCGGGGCAGACGAAACTCCAGTAGACGAGCCCGCGGACCACGAGCCCCTCGCCGACGATCAGGAGTCCGCGCTGGATTCCGTCGATGACGCCCACGACAGCGAGAGCCCGGCGGATGAGGCGCCGGCGGACGACACCGGGATCGCGTCCGACGAGCCCGCCGCAGATCCGGTTCCGGCGGACGACGAGCCGGTGAGCACCGCCGATGACGAGTCCATCGAGGAAGACCCCGCGGGCATCGAGTTCTTCGCCGAGCTGGACGACGCCGAGGAGGCGGACGAGACCGACGAGGCCGACCACGGCGACCGCGATGCCGAGGAGGCGCCGCTCGAGGCGGTCGGCACGGACGGAGCCGCGACCCCGGACGAGGACGAAGACCCCCGCGCGGCCGCCGTCAGCTCCCTGCTCTCCGCCGCCGCACGCGCGTACTACGAGGACGAGCCGCGGGACTACCCGCTGAGCACCGCCGACAGCATGCCCGCGACCGGCGCGCCGGGAGAGCCGCACGACGCCGGGGCCCACTGGAGCGTCGCGACCACCGGCGTGATCGACACCGTCCCGCTCGCGCGCGACACCGCGACCGATGGTCAGGACGACCACGGCACCGCCGACGCGCACCACCAGCCCGACGACGGTGTCGCCGAGGTGCAGGACGGCGAGGGGCACGCGGTGCCCGAGCACGACGACGAGCACAGCGGCGATCACGACGGCGAGCACAGCGGCGATCACGACGGCGAGCACAGCGGCGATCACGACGGCGATCACAGCGGCGAGCACAGCGACGAGCACGACGGCGAGCACAGCGGCGATCACGACGGCGAGCACAGCGAAGCGCACAGCGACGAGAACAGCGACCGCGAAGGCCACGGACTCGACGACGGGCAGAGCGAAGGCCCCGGTCACGACGACGGGCAGAGCGACGAGCACGATCACGACGGGCACGATCGCGAGCAGCACACCGACGGCGACGAGCACCGCGGCTGA
- a CDS encoding uroporphyrinogen-III synthase, with the protein MTTSETKQDRPLDGWRILVPRGGPWGDSVAASLRALGAVPVVAPLINFAPTTDQDTLDRALEQLAAGEFDWLTVTSATTVDVLFAHRAVVPKSTKIAAVGETTAAALQAVGYEVALVPEQDNSAQGMAQQLIALEQEPRRILALRSEIAKPVLSIMLSEAGHDVHGVVAYRTVGVPVTERIRRDVENGRINAILITSGSVAEQVREQFPDIPDETLLAAIGPRTAKDAERAGLPVSVVADRQTIDALIDAVSQFTLPHAADEFAP; encoded by the coding sequence ATGACCACATCCGAAACCAAGCAGGACCGACCGCTGGACGGCTGGCGCATCCTCGTGCCCCGTGGCGGGCCCTGGGGCGACAGTGTCGCCGCGAGCCTGCGTGCCCTGGGCGCCGTGCCGGTCGTCGCCCCGCTCATCAACTTCGCCCCCACGACCGATCAGGACACGCTCGACCGCGCGCTGGAGCAGCTGGCCGCCGGTGAGTTCGACTGGCTGACGGTGACGAGTGCGACCACGGTCGACGTGCTGTTCGCGCATCGCGCGGTCGTGCCCAAGTCCACGAAGATCGCGGCGGTGGGCGAGACCACGGCCGCAGCGCTCCAGGCCGTGGGCTACGAGGTGGCGCTGGTCCCCGAGCAGGACAACTCGGCGCAGGGCATGGCTCAGCAGCTGATCGCGCTCGAGCAGGAGCCCCGGCGCATCCTGGCGCTGCGCAGCGAGATCGCGAAGCCGGTGCTGAGCATCATGCTGTCCGAGGCCGGACACGACGTGCACGGTGTGGTCGCCTACCGCACGGTGGGCGTGCCGGTCACGGAGCGCATCCGTCGCGATGTGGAGAACGGCCGCATCAACGCCATCCTCATCACGAGCGGTTCGGTGGCGGAGCAGGTGCGCGAGCAGTTCCCCGACATCCCGGACGAGACCCTGCTCGCCGCGATCGGCCCGCGCACCGCGAAGGATGCCGAGCGTGCCGGTCTGCCGGTGTCGGTGGTGGCCGATCGGCAGACCATCGACGCGTTGATCGATGCCGTGTCCCAGTTCACGCTTCCGCACGCGGCAGACGAGTTCGCGCCGTGA
- the hemL gene encoding glutamate-1-semialdehyde 2,1-aminomutase: protein MTDRNYDLFSAARAVIPGGVNSPVRAYGSVGGTPRFLASAKGATVTDAAGREYVDLVASWGPALLGHAQPEVVAAVQDAAARGLSFGAPTEGEVELAALIADRVRFGDIRPIERVRLVSTGTEATMTAIRLARGATGRDLLVKFAGHYHGHSDGLLAEAGSGVATLALPGSAGVPAPIAAQTLVIRYNDPEALDAVFAEHGQRIAAVIVEASAANMGVVPPRPGFNRLIADTAHAHGALMILDEVLTGFRVHPAGFWGLQAAAGEDYLPDIITFGKVVGGGMPLAALGGRAEVMDLLAPLGPVYQAGTLSGNPLSVAAGLATLRLATPEVYATVDAAATRVATALDTALSDAGVTHAVASAGNLFSASFRASIPRDYAEAQAQQSFRYSAFFHAMREHGVALPPSVFEAWFLTAAHGEDELQRIEAALAFAAQAAADARP from the coding sequence ATGACCGACCGCAATTACGACCTGTTCTCCGCTGCCCGCGCTGTGATCCCGGGCGGGGTGAACTCGCCGGTACGCGCCTACGGCTCGGTGGGCGGGACGCCGCGGTTCCTCGCTTCGGCGAAGGGAGCGACCGTCACCGACGCCGCCGGCCGGGAGTACGTCGACCTGGTGGCCTCGTGGGGTCCGGCGCTGCTGGGCCACGCGCAGCCCGAGGTGGTCGCCGCCGTGCAGGACGCCGCAGCGCGGGGTCTGTCGTTCGGTGCCCCGACCGAGGGCGAGGTCGAGCTGGCCGCGCTGATCGCCGACCGGGTGCGTTTTGGCGACATCCGACCCATCGAGCGCGTGCGCCTGGTGTCCACGGGGACCGAGGCGACCATGACCGCGATCCGACTCGCCCGTGGCGCGACCGGTCGCGACCTGCTGGTGAAGTTCGCCGGGCACTACCACGGCCACTCCGACGGGCTGCTGGCCGAGGCGGGGTCGGGCGTCGCCACGCTCGCGCTGCCCGGATCCGCCGGGGTGCCGGCACCCATCGCCGCACAGACGCTCGTCATCCGCTACAACGACCCCGAGGCGCTCGACGCGGTGTTCGCCGAGCATGGCCAGCGCATCGCCGCCGTGATCGTCGAGGCGTCCGCGGCGAACATGGGGGTGGTCCCCCCGCGGCCCGGATTCAACCGCCTGATCGCCGACACCGCACACGCTCACGGCGCGCTCATGATCCTGGACGAGGTGCTGACGGGCTTCCGCGTGCACCCGGCGGGGTTCTGGGGTCTGCAGGCCGCGGCGGGCGAGGACTACCTCCCCGACATCATCACGTTCGGCAAGGTCGTGGGCGGTGGCATGCCGCTGGCCGCGCTCGGCGGTCGCGCCGAGGTCATGGACCTGCTGGCTCCGCTCGGCCCGGTGTACCAGGCGGGCACGCTGTCGGGGAACCCGCTGTCGGTCGCCGCGGGTCTCGCCACGCTGCGCCTCGCGACGCCCGAGGTCTACGCCACGGTCGACGCCGCGGCGACCCGGGTGGCGACCGCGCTCGACACCGCCCTCAGCGACGCGGGCGTGACGCACGCGGTGGCGTCGGCCGGCAACCTGTTCAGCGCCTCGTTCCGCGCCTCGATCCCGCGCGACTACGCCGAGGCGCAGGCGCAGCAGTCGTTCCGTTACTCGGCGTTCTTCCACGCCATGCGCGAGCACGGTGTCGCGCTTCCGCCGAGCGTCTTCGAGGCGTGGTTCCTCACGGCGGCGCACGGTGAGGACGAGTTGCAGCGCATCGAGGCGGCGCTGGCGTTCGCGGCCCAGGCCGCGGCAGACGCCCGGCCCTGA
- a CDS encoding enoyl-CoA hydratase/isomerase family protein, with the protein MTDTSAAPRVLVRTEGALGRLTLNRPEAINALDEDMIAEITRALMAWRDDSDVQIVLIDGEGERGMCAGGDVRRLHEQIVSGHPERSAEFFRAEYAMNAMIAEYPKPVVALADGITMGGGIGLAGHAAIRIVTERSKLAMPETRIGFTPDVGGTWLLGRAPGRFGEYFGLTGATMSAADAVYLGFADHVVPSDRLDALRDALAHRADPTSPSEIVLLFDETPEPSALPASRPWIDEAFSAPTVPEILERLHAQGTTEAAAVADLLEGLAPTGLVVTLDAVREARELPGLRAALEGEYRRVLWFVNEHPDLVEGIRAQLVDKDRNPKWQPATLAELPADAGAPARDYTPQPPLF; encoded by the coding sequence GTGACCGATACCTCTGCCGCCCCCCGTGTCCTCGTCCGCACGGAAGGAGCGCTCGGACGGCTCACCCTCAATCGCCCCGAGGCGATCAACGCGCTCGACGAGGACATGATCGCCGAGATCACCCGGGCGCTGATGGCGTGGCGTGACGACTCCGACGTGCAGATCGTGCTGATCGACGGCGAGGGCGAGCGCGGCATGTGCGCGGGCGGCGATGTGCGCCGCCTGCACGAGCAGATCGTGTCCGGTCACCCCGAGCGGTCGGCCGAGTTCTTCCGCGCCGAGTACGCGATGAACGCGATGATCGCCGAGTACCCCAAGCCGGTCGTGGCGCTGGCCGACGGCATCACGATGGGCGGCGGCATCGGGCTCGCCGGGCACGCGGCCATCCGGATCGTCACCGAGCGGTCGAAGCTCGCGATGCCGGAGACCCGCATCGGCTTCACTCCCGACGTCGGTGGCACGTGGCTGCTCGGGCGGGCGCCGGGACGGTTCGGCGAGTACTTCGGGCTGACCGGGGCGACCATGAGCGCCGCCGACGCGGTGTACCTCGGGTTCGCCGACCACGTGGTGCCCTCCGACCGCCTCGACGCCCTGCGCGACGCGCTCGCGCACCGCGCCGACCCGACGAGCCCCAGCGAGATCGTGCTGCTGTTCGACGAGACGCCGGAGCCGTCGGCCCTCCCGGCATCGCGCCCCTGGATCGACGAGGCGTTCTCCGCGCCGACCGTGCCCGAGATTTTGGAGCGGCTGCACGCGCAGGGCACGACCGAGGCCGCAGCCGTGGCCGATCTCCTCGAGGGGCTCGCGCCGACCGGGCTGGTCGTGACGCTCGACGCCGTGCGTGAGGCGCGGGAGCTGCCGGGACTGCGCGCCGCGCTCGAGGGGGAGTACCGACGGGTGCTGTGGTTCGTCAACGAGCACCCGGACCTCGTGGAGGGCATCCGCGCGCAGCTGGTCGACAAGGACCGCAACCCGAAGTGGCAGCCGGCGACCCTCGCCGAGCTGCCGGCGGACGCGGGTGCGCCGGCCCGCGACTACACGCCGCAGCCGCCGCTGTTCTGA
- a CDS encoding ABC transporter ATP-binding protein: MLGKILLRYLSRYKWLLVAVLVFQFASAAATLYLPRLNADIIDKGVAQGDTAYIWRTGLFMLAVSLGQIVASVIATFFAARAAMGAGRDIRADVFGKVSGFSEREVSQFGAGSLITRNTNDVQQVQMLAMMGATMLVTAPLLAIGGIIFAVQTNAGLSWLIAVSVPVLLLLAALVIGRMVPLFRSYQGKLDNVNRIMREQLTGVRVVRAFVRERIEEERFRGANTDIMVVGRKVGSLFVLLFPLFMLILNVTVVAVIWFGGIEVNNGTVQVGTLFAFMQYIGQIMGGVIMASFMAMMIPRAAVSAERIGEVLNTESTMTRPANGVTEFPTPGAVAFDDVAFTYPGADAPVLTGISFAAQPGETVAIVGSTGAGKTTLVSLIPRLFDVSSGSVHVGGTDVREADVEALWDSIGLVPQRPFLFTGTVASNLRYGREDATDEELWHALEIAQGRDFVEEMPDGLESRIAQGGTNVSGGQRQRLAIARAIVHQPKVLVFDDSFSALDLTTDARLRQALWRELPHVTKIVVAQRVSTITDADRIVVLEGGTMVGVGTHEELLETSGTYREIVESQLGVDA; encoded by the coding sequence GTGCTGGGAAAAATCCTCCTCCGCTATCTGTCCCGATATAAGTGGCTCCTCGTGGCCGTGCTGGTCTTCCAGTTCGCCAGCGCGGCTGCCACCCTCTACCTGCCCCGCCTCAACGCCGACATCATCGACAAGGGCGTCGCGCAGGGCGACACCGCCTACATCTGGCGCACCGGTCTGTTCATGCTCGCGGTCTCCCTGGGCCAGATCGTCGCCTCCGTGATCGCGACCTTCTTCGCCGCGCGCGCGGCGATGGGCGCGGGTCGCGACATCCGTGCCGACGTGTTCGGCAAGGTCAGCGGCTTCTCCGAGCGCGAGGTGTCGCAGTTCGGCGCCGGCTCCCTCATCACGCGCAACACCAACGACGTGCAGCAGGTGCAGATGCTGGCGATGATGGGCGCGACCATGCTCGTCACCGCGCCGCTGCTCGCGATCGGCGGCATCATCTTCGCCGTGCAGACCAACGCCGGGCTCAGCTGGCTCATCGCCGTGTCGGTCCCCGTGCTCCTGCTCCTGGCGGCGCTCGTGATCGGCCGCATGGTGCCGCTGTTCCGCAGCTACCAGGGCAAGCTCGACAACGTCAACCGCATCATGCGCGAGCAGCTCACCGGCGTGCGCGTCGTCCGCGCGTTCGTGCGCGAGCGCATCGAAGAGGAGCGCTTCCGCGGAGCCAACACCGACATCATGGTCGTCGGCCGCAAGGTCGGCTCGCTGTTCGTGCTGCTGTTCCCGCTGTTCATGCTCATCCTCAACGTGACCGTGGTCGCCGTGATCTGGTTCGGCGGCATCGAGGTCAACAACGGCACCGTGCAGGTGGGCACGCTGTTCGCCTTCATGCAGTACATCGGCCAGATCATGGGCGGCGTCATCATGGCCAGCTTCATGGCGATGATGATCCCGCGCGCCGCCGTCTCGGCCGAGCGCATCGGCGAGGTGCTCAACACCGAGTCGACCATGACGCGCCCCGCGAACGGCGTCACCGAGTTCCCGACGCCGGGTGCGGTCGCGTTCGACGACGTCGCCTTCACCTACCCGGGCGCCGACGCGCCCGTGCTGACCGGCATCAGCTTCGCGGCGCAGCCGGGTGAGACGGTCGCGATCGTGGGTTCCACGGGTGCGGGCAAGACCACGCTGGTCTCTCTCATCCCGCGTCTGTTCGACGTCTCGAGCGGCTCGGTGCACGTGGGCGGCACCGACGTGCGCGAGGCCGACGTGGAGGCGCTGTGGGACAGCATCGGTCTGGTTCCGCAGCGTCCGTTCCTCTTCACCGGCACCGTCGCGTCGAACCTGCGCTACGGCCGGGAGGACGCGACCGATGAGGAGCTGTGGCACGCGCTCGAGATCGCCCAGGGGCGTGACTTCGTGGAGGAGATGCCCGACGGGCTCGAGTCCCGCATCGCCCAGGGCGGCACGAACGTGTCGGGCGGCCAGCGCCAGCGCCTCGCGATCGCGCGGGCCATCGTGCACCAGCCGAAGGTGCTCGTGTTCGACGACTCCTTCTCGGCGCTCGACCTGACCACGGACGCGCGACTGCGGCAGGCGCTGTGGCGCGAGCTGCCGCACGTCACGAAGATCGTGGTCGCCCAGCGTGTCTCCACCATCACCGACGCCGATCGCATCGTGGTGCTCGAGGGCGGCACGATGGTGGGCGTCGGCACGCACGAGGAGCTGCTGGAGACCAGCGGCACCTATCGAGAGATCGTCGAGTCGCAGCTGGGGGTGGACGCATGA